Proteins encoded together in one Pseudomonas sp. TCU-HL1 window:
- a CDS encoding dTMP kinase, with amino-acid sequence MDSNSSMFTLATNRKQDATYAYQGGGRGLSEARIAVLENFVQGELRPDLTLVFDLPVEIGLSRAAARGRLDRFEQEHRSFFEAVRRTYLERAQAAPERYTVIDASVTLAEVQQSLDQLLPVLLERCHG; translated from the coding sequence ATGGATTCTAATTCTTCTATGTTTACGTTGGCAACAAACAGGAAACAAGATGCTACCTACGCGTATCAAGGTGGCGGTCGCGGCCTCTCCGAGGCGCGTATCGCCGTGTTGGAGAATTTCGTCCAGGGCGAACTGCGTCCCGACCTGACGCTGGTATTTGACTTGCCGGTGGAGATCGGCCTGAGTCGCGCGGCCGCGCGTGGTCGGCTTGATCGATTTGAGCAGGAGCATCGCAGCTTCTTCGAGGCGGTGCGCCGGACTTACCTCGAGCGCGCCCAAGCGGCACCGGAGCGTTACACGGTGATCGACGCCTCGGTCACCCTGGCTGAGGTCCAGCAGAGTCTGGATCAGCTTCTTCCCGTCCTGCTGGAGCGTTGCCATGGCTGA
- a CDS encoding deoxynucleotide monophosphate kinase: MRAIIGLAALARSGKDTVASMLLTYPGVAAYALADPLKVGCQALFGLTDEEAWHDDIKEKTIQLWGYSPREFFQTVGTEWMRHHNADHWLMRADREINPPALPPSPTFPINLDLPEAPFALASQAIFGFTDDQAWNPDSVHIKDGYWGLSPAEAQDLLRGFAQAMFPDYAARRSARPVDIAKRREQIPQDATTIIIKDVRFENEAAFLRTHHGKIWHIVRPDVLKVKAHSSEFGINKSPEDIVIVNDGSLSDLKMLVDKAWVAHNKNNNK, translated from the coding sequence GTGAGAGCGATCATCGGCCTTGCCGCCCTAGCAAGATCTGGAAAAGACACCGTAGCGTCAATGCTTTTGACCTACCCCGGTGTAGCCGCCTATGCGTTGGCAGATCCACTCAAGGTGGGTTGTCAGGCGCTTTTCGGCTTAACCGATGAAGAGGCCTGGCATGACGACATCAAAGAAAAAACTATCCAGCTCTGGGGTTACTCACCGCGAGAATTCTTTCAGACCGTTGGGACTGAATGGATGCGCCATCATAACGCAGACCATTGGTTGATGAGAGCGGACAGGGAGATCAACCCCCCCGCGCTCCCCCCAAGCCCCACCTTCCCGATCAACCTCGACCTGCCCGAAGCCCCCTTCGCACTCGCATCCCAGGCGATCTTCGGCTTCACTGATGACCAAGCCTGGAATCCTGACAGCGTCCACATAAAGGATGGGTACTGGGGATTGAGCCCCGCCGAGGCTCAGGATCTCCTGCGTGGCTTTGCTCAAGCGATGTTCCCCGACTATGCCGCCCGAAGATCGGCTCGCCCAGTCGACATCGCCAAGCGCCGTGAGCAAATACCTCAAGACGCCACCACGATCATCATCAAAGACGTTCGCTTCGAAAATGAGGCAGCGTTCCTGCGTACTCACCACGGAAAAATCTGGCACATCGTCCGTCCGGATGTCCTCAAGGTCAAAGCACACTCATCAGAATTCGGGATCAACAAGTCTCCAGAGGACATAGTCATTGTTAACGATGGATCGCTGAGTGACTTGAAGATGCTTGTGGATAAGGCGTGGGTTGCGCATAACAAAAATAATAATAAGTAA
- a CDS encoding tyrosine-type recombinase/integrase, producing MKAKTTMSNKKSEDISNLSLQHELELPASQESPESAQPELENDDADSLGLEDDDAMLNEIDEDNDESVLEELEALAEELDMSFSTPSLSLAAKLKETGGDFHVSESSMYRDRMWKLSHGTHAFPNNIRFDRELPGSNDLKRALIYYVIPQFSPFSYIRACSTTKAYGTNYKLLEQYIFWPNKLSAEPKCIKMISVPMLANAFEDARSKGAKSDAFNLFKLVKHWINLSTHKLIPEELRLEVDLRKIDTPERRKEIVASRFKGTLDGWTSYSEEDLEVLINYALFWVEGVMPKLEELRNFLISEDLISLSDQTVTRKKPFVELERAMTITIEGESVMTPAKNLRYHGDTPYFTYSWITAYAEALDRVRNAVFILMALVTGARKAELAVMHFDDLIIEGGEYWLRITRWKTAKDPIKGETDKLPLPKFIGEMLLKYKKLRSFAPFTKQGWLFQTQKSNKTVNKATPALINYVIIQLKSELPIDRLHCHRFRKTIAEILINRDERNVDIIRALFGHKSYAMTLRYIARNPLMVRSVAIAIEQNYTEDFHEIVAGIRLGIYSGDAADRIFQKISLRPDEFSGKNIRLSLLSFITHLLEAGEPLFIRRTAVGTYCLTGERFSEDNLPPCLVGKHVAGELILPAPENCQPECKKVVILGSAKQALSDNIKFYSSILDAANGKLSIKAEHDLQRRIAATRVHLDNLESTGHSASPLIEAKHV from the coding sequence TTGAAAGCGAAGACCACGATGTCTAATAAAAAATCAGAAGACATATCAAATCTTAGTTTACAGCACGAGCTAGAACTCCCTGCAAGCCAAGAATCCCCTGAATCCGCACAACCGGAACTGGAGAACGACGACGCCGATTCTCTTGGGCTCGAAGATGACGACGCTATGCTCAACGAGATAGACGAAGACAATGACGAGTCCGTCCTAGAGGAGTTGGAAGCGCTCGCTGAGGAGCTCGATATGAGCTTTTCCACCCCATCGCTATCACTTGCTGCAAAGCTCAAGGAAACAGGGGGAGACTTCCATGTGAGCGAATCATCTATGTATCGGGACAGGATGTGGAAGCTCAGCCATGGAACGCACGCGTTCCCGAACAACATTCGCTTCGACCGAGAGCTACCTGGCTCAAACGATCTGAAGCGCGCTTTGATTTACTACGTTATCCCTCAGTTCTCCCCATTTAGCTACATACGCGCGTGCAGCACTACAAAAGCCTATGGCACTAATTACAAGCTGCTAGAGCAGTACATATTTTGGCCAAATAAGCTCTCAGCCGAACCGAAGTGCATCAAGATGATCTCGGTTCCTATGTTAGCTAACGCCTTTGAGGACGCCCGTAGCAAGGGCGCCAAGAGTGATGCCTTCAACCTTTTCAAACTAGTAAAGCACTGGATCAATCTTTCTACGCACAAATTAATTCCAGAGGAGCTTCGACTGGAAGTAGACCTTCGGAAGATCGATACCCCCGAAAGGCGGAAAGAAATCGTCGCATCTCGCTTCAAAGGAACGCTGGATGGGTGGACTTCGTATTCAGAAGAAGACCTAGAGGTATTGATCAATTACGCGCTTTTCTGGGTCGAAGGTGTAATGCCTAAACTGGAAGAGCTGAGAAACTTCCTGATCAGCGAAGACCTTATCTCTCTTTCTGACCAAACGGTAACCAGAAAAAAACCGTTTGTAGAACTTGAACGGGCCATGACGATCACCATAGAGGGTGAAAGCGTTATGACACCAGCTAAAAATTTACGCTACCACGGGGATACCCCGTACTTTACTTATTCGTGGATTACAGCATACGCAGAAGCTCTAGATCGGGTTCGTAATGCGGTTTTCATCTTGATGGCCCTTGTGACTGGAGCCAGAAAGGCTGAGCTTGCAGTTATGCACTTCGACGACCTAATCATAGAAGGTGGCGAGTACTGGCTCCGAATAACACGGTGGAAGACTGCAAAAGACCCCATCAAGGGCGAAACTGACAAGTTGCCTCTTCCGAAATTCATCGGCGAAATGCTACTGAAGTACAAAAAACTGCGGAGCTTTGCTCCATTCACCAAGCAAGGCTGGCTCTTCCAGACTCAAAAATCTAACAAGACAGTTAACAAAGCCACTCCGGCACTGATTAATTACGTAATCATTCAACTCAAATCAGAATTGCCAATTGATCGTCTGCACTGCCACCGCTTCCGCAAAACAATTGCCGAGATTCTCATTAATCGGGATGAACGAAATGTAGACATCATCAGGGCTTTGTTTGGCCACAAGAGCTATGCAATGACCCTTCGCTACATTGCGCGCAACCCTCTCATGGTTCGAAGCGTTGCCATTGCGATTGAGCAAAACTACACCGAAGACTTTCACGAGATCGTTGCAGGGATCCGCCTTGGCATCTATTCCGGTGATGCGGCGGATCGAATTTTCCAGAAGATTAGCCTTCGTCCGGATGAGTTCAGCGGCAAGAATATCAGACTGTCTTTACTTAGCTTCATTACTCACCTGCTCGAAGCTGGCGAACCGCTGTTCATTCGTCGCACAGCGGTAGGGACATACTGCCTAACAGGCGAGCGTTTCAGCGAGGACAACCTTCCTCCCTGCTTAGTTGGAAAGCATGTCGCTGGGGAACTGATATTGCCTGCCCCGGAAAACTGCCAACCTGAATGCAAGAAAGTTGTGATCCTTGGATCGGCCAAGCAGGCGCTATCCGATAACATCAAGTTCTACTCAAGCATACTCGACGCGGCAAATGGAAAGCTCTCGATAAAAGCCGAGCACGATCTGCAACGCCGCATTGCGGCAACGAGAGTTCATTTAGATAACCTGGAATCGACTGGCCACTCAGCAAGCCCACTTATAGAGGCCAAGCATGTCTAA
- a CDS encoding tyrosine-type recombinase/integrase → MSRQIERVRKQSLRPSSLTIFEDAKILLTFFRWLNENNHPTNVKVTLKTWHARFHKTSMLNYVRSQAKTVIDSDNIWVLDKKNRQRTSNFLITDHEIKLLLQSYSDPVYQSLFALALGTAMRPMDLVKFPFIGNGPNKHILPYSEMDHRNSTVLYTVEMSKGNKDRTIVINMDDLRALEANYITPYYSERKKLYKQKYGKACPPGILFLNKKGDPVTEKMIAARTFDAKLAATKADPTFRQHLSFYQSRHWWPTQYIIRTFGDRLLSENIEVLYLATAQVLINQMGHENLETTFKYYVDMARIVLQLHKGKSLDLISGPHSSVTAFIRDLELPSDVLSHEAAQSEQSEPNDMGSDDEGAAHRTPACPPS, encoded by the coding sequence GTGAGTCGTCAGATCGAGCGCGTACGAAAGCAATCTTTGCGCCCTAGCTCTCTCACCATTTTTGAAGATGCGAAGATACTATTAACGTTTTTCAGATGGCTGAACGAAAATAACCATCCAACCAACGTTAAGGTGACGCTAAAAACCTGGCATGCAAGATTCCACAAAACAAGCATGCTCAACTATGTCCGCAGCCAAGCCAAGACCGTAATAGACTCGGATAACATCTGGGTACTTGACAAAAAGAACCGTCAAAGAACCTCAAATTTCTTAATAACAGACCACGAGATTAAGCTGTTATTGCAGAGCTACTCAGACCCGGTTTATCAAAGCCTGTTCGCCCTCGCCCTCGGAACAGCAATGCGACCGATGGATCTGGTTAAGTTTCCATTTATTGGAAATGGCCCTAACAAACACATCCTTCCATACTCAGAGATGGATCATAGAAATTCTACTGTTCTCTACACCGTCGAGATGAGTAAAGGAAATAAAGATCGAACCATCGTTATCAACATGGATGATCTTCGAGCGCTGGAAGCCAACTACATCACTCCCTATTACAGCGAAAGAAAGAAATTATACAAACAGAAGTATGGCAAGGCTTGCCCACCAGGGATCCTGTTCCTGAACAAAAAAGGAGATCCCGTTACGGAAAAAATGATTGCAGCGCGGACATTTGACGCCAAACTGGCCGCCACCAAAGCCGACCCTACCTTCAGGCAGCACCTCAGTTTCTACCAATCACGGCACTGGTGGCCCACGCAGTACATCATTCGAACGTTTGGCGATAGGCTACTGAGCGAAAACATTGAGGTACTTTACCTGGCGACTGCACAGGTGCTCATCAATCAGATGGGCCATGAGAATCTTGAGACAACCTTCAAGTATTACGTTGATATGGCTCGCATCGTGTTGCAGCTGCACAAGGGCAAGTCATTAGACCTGATCTCTGGCCCGCACAGTAGCGTAACCGCCTTCATTCGAGACCTTGAGCTGCCTTCCGATGTGCTTTCCCACGAAGCCGCACAATCAGAGCAAAGTGAACCCAATGACATGGGGAGCGATGACGAGGGCGCTGCCCACCGCACCCCTGCATGTCCTCCAAGCTGA
- a CDS encoding helix-turn-helix domain-containing protein, whose translation MRFEKVLGQVLRDIRLQAGLSRTECAERIHKANLSKIENGQTLPRLDTLAALCELMGVALADLLLIVEARQSGLAVEDQIHRSNKRLRALFEAGRFEPVSQDDAARGIRGQKADSTRAAVSRLQTEGLSKEEVARNLDLGLRTVQRYWSKAE comes from the coding sequence ATGAGGTTCGAAAAAGTACTGGGACAGGTGCTCAGAGACATCAGGCTCCAAGCAGGACTCTCGCGCACTGAGTGTGCAGAGCGAATCCACAAAGCAAACCTAAGCAAAATTGAGAACGGTCAGACTCTCCCCCGTCTCGATACGCTTGCTGCACTCTGTGAGCTGATGGGTGTAGCTCTTGCGGATTTGCTTTTGATTGTCGAAGCGCGCCAATCTGGTCTTGCCGTCGAAGATCAGATACATAGGAGCAACAAAAGGCTCAGGGCGTTGTTTGAAGCAGGGCGGTTTGAGCCTGTTAGCCAAGATGATGCTGCTCGTGGGATCCGAGGGCAGAAAGCGGATAGCACACGTGCAGCCGTCTCGCGGTTACAGACCGAAGGGCTGAGCAAGGAAGAGGTGGCTAGGAATTTGGATCTGGGGCTTCGCACTGTTCAGCGGTATTGGTCTAAAGCTGAGTAG
- a CDS encoding DUF6957 family protein — protein MKELHEITDLLYGDGKPMSGSKVGQDEAVRIVRERHPYAEYCLVSNWRWLDLDVTQEQRDELVRTNRQPVVIYAHTVIYDSQRKWDVGDFVRTSYLHKFEDDFIFQTLNTIYILIGDGIRTKTSLENLGRIF, from the coding sequence ATGAAAGAATTGCATGAGATAACCGATCTGCTCTACGGCGATGGAAAACCAATGTCTGGATCCAAGGTCGGTCAGGATGAGGCTGTGCGGATTGTCCGTGAGCGCCACCCCTATGCAGAATACTGCCTAGTTTCCAATTGGAGATGGCTCGATTTAGATGTAACTCAAGAGCAACGAGACGAACTAGTTAGAACCAACCGGCAGCCAGTCGTCATCTACGCACACACCGTGATTTACGACAGTCAGCGTAAGTGGGATGTTGGCGACTTTGTACGCACAAGTTATCTCCATAAATTCGAAGACGACTTCATCTTCCAGACACTAAATACGATTTACATCCTGATCGGCGATGGCATCAGAACAAAAACTTCCCTTGAGAACCTTGGGCGTATTTTTTGA
- a CDS encoding M48 family metallopeptidase, producing the protein MSIESRNITVSGLTVEVVRKPIKNLHLGVYPPQGRVRVAAPLAVDDEAVRLAVVGKLGWIKRQRAKFQAQPRQSQRRMVSGESHYFLGRRYRLRVHETTGALRIALRGTATMDLFVRPDTTVERREQVLHDFYRAELKRLVPELLEKWQPKLGVEARAWGIKRMKTKWGTCNIEARRIWLNLELAKKPVQCLEYILVHELAHLHERHHNDRFTALLDLHLPQWRPLREELNGSVLTEF; encoded by the coding sequence ATGAGTATTGAGTCCCGCAACATCACGGTCAGCGGTTTGACCGTGGAGGTCGTGCGCAAGCCGATCAAAAACCTGCACCTTGGCGTTTATCCGCCGCAGGGCCGTGTGCGTGTGGCAGCTCCACTGGCAGTCGACGATGAAGCGGTGCGCTTGGCTGTCGTGGGCAAGCTCGGCTGGATCAAACGCCAACGCGCGAAGTTCCAGGCCCAGCCCCGACAATCACAGCGGCGCATGGTCAGTGGTGAAAGCCATTACTTTCTAGGCCGACGCTACCGCCTGCGCGTTCACGAAACCACGGGGGCATTACGCATCGCCCTGCGTGGAACAGCCACTATGGATCTGTTTGTGCGCCCTGACACAACAGTCGAACGCCGCGAACAGGTGCTGCACGACTTCTACCGGGCCGAGTTGAAGCGCCTGGTGCCGGAGCTGCTGGAAAAATGGCAGCCTAAGTTAGGGGTTGAAGCGCGCGCCTGGGGCATCAAGCGGATGAAGACCAAGTGGGGCACCTGCAACATCGAAGCGCGCCGCATCTGGCTCAACCTTGAACTGGCCAAGAAGCCCGTGCAATGCCTGGAGTACATCCTGGTGCATGAACTGGCTCACCTGCATGAGCGGCATCACAACGACCGTTTCACAGCCCTCCTCGATCTGCATTTGCCGCAATGGCGACCGTTGCGTGAGGAGCTGAATGGTTCAGTGCTTACAGAGTTTTAA
- a CDS encoding type I restriction endonuclease subunit R, which produces MSTVGQIEKKTQQRVAKLFQQALGYEHLGDWVERPNNANIEPDLLRGWLAERSVEANLASRAIFELNKAANDSSKGLYDRNKAVYELLRYGVKIKPEVGENTQTVWLIDWKQPDHNHFAIAEEVTIKGADAKANTKRPDIVLYVNGIALGVLELKRSKVAVNEGIRQNLDNQKAEFIQPFFSTMQYVMAGNDTQGLRYGTIQTGEKYYLTWKEEHADSAAADNLLDRHLLQLCNKTRFLELIHDYIVFDSGVKKLCRHNQYFGIREAQRYLRRREGGIIWHTQGSGKSLTMVWLTKWIRENIQDSRVLIITDRTELDEQIEKVFTGVNEQIVRTTSGADLIDKLNQPSPWLLCSLIHKFGAREDADVEGFVEELRKSLPPDFRAKGDLYVFVDECHRTQSGELHKAMKLILPNAVFIGFTGTPLLKADKQKSIEVFGRYIHTYKFNEAVADGVVLDLRYEARDIDQNITSQKKIDQWFEAKTKGLNDLAKAQLKQRWGTLQKVLSSQSRLEKIVADILLDIATKQRLADGRGNAMLVTSSIFEACKCYELFSKAGMGDKCAIVTSYKPSPADIKGEATGEGLTEKLRQYAIYNQMLGDKDPETFEKEVKQRFIKEPGQMRLLIVVDKLLTGFDAPSATYLYIDKQMRDHGLFQAICRVNRLDGEDKQYGYIIDYKDLFKQLEGAIGDYTSGALDGYDEADVAGLLGDRLSKAQDDLEDAREAIKALCEPVEQPKDTPAYLRFFCGTDSGNAEQLKANEPKRLNLYKMTSALIRCFGNIANELEEAGYSPKEIAEIQAEVDHFSKVRDEVKLASGDYIDLKAYEPDMRFLIDTYIRAEDSEKISAFDDMSLIELIVERGVGAIDALPKGIRESQEAVAETIENNVRKLIIDESPINPKYYETMSSLLDALIAKRKEDAISYQEYLAEVVELTKQAKNPTSANSYPGSINSNARKALYDNLGQNAGLALAVDAAVLDSRQDDWRANAMKIKRVRLAIKQVLDQWGKDVAEIQGDYQAGSDNERLETLLELVKHQHEY; this is translated from the coding sequence ATGAGCACTGTCGGCCAGATCGAAAAAAAGACCCAGCAACGCGTCGCCAAGCTGTTTCAGCAGGCGCTTGGCTATGAACACCTCGGCGATTGGGTCGAACGCCCAAACAACGCCAATATTGAGCCAGACCTTTTGCGCGGCTGGCTGGCAGAGCGGAGCGTCGAGGCGAATCTGGCTAGCCGGGCCATCTTCGAGCTGAACAAGGCCGCCAATGACTCCAGCAAGGGCCTGTATGACCGCAACAAAGCGGTGTACGAGCTGCTGCGCTATGGGGTGAAGATCAAGCCGGAGGTGGGTGAGAACACCCAGACGGTGTGGCTGATCGACTGGAAGCAGCCTGATCACAACCACTTCGCGATTGCCGAAGAAGTCACCATCAAAGGTGCTGATGCCAAGGCCAATACCAAGCGCCCTGATATCGTGCTTTATGTGAATGGCATTGCCCTAGGTGTGTTGGAGCTGAAGCGCTCCAAGGTCGCGGTGAACGAGGGCATCCGGCAGAACCTGGATAACCAGAAAGCCGAATTTATCCAGCCGTTCTTCTCCACCATGCAGTACGTGATGGCCGGCAACGATACCCAGGGCCTGCGTTATGGAACCATCCAGACCGGCGAGAAGTACTACCTGACCTGGAAAGAGGAACACGCGGACAGCGCCGCTGCCGACAATCTGCTGGATCGGCATCTGCTTCAGCTGTGCAACAAGACGCGCTTTCTGGAGCTGATCCACGACTACATCGTGTTCGACAGCGGGGTGAAAAAGCTCTGCCGGCATAACCAGTACTTCGGCATCCGCGAGGCGCAGCGCTACCTACGTCGGCGCGAGGGCGGGATCATCTGGCACACCCAGGGCTCGGGTAAATCCTTGACCATGGTCTGGCTGACCAAGTGGATTCGGGAAAACATTCAAGACTCGCGGGTGCTGATTATCACCGACCGCACCGAGCTGGATGAGCAGATTGAGAAGGTGTTTACCGGCGTCAATGAACAGATCGTGCGTACCACCAGCGGTGCTGATCTGATCGACAAGCTCAACCAGCCTTCGCCCTGGTTGCTGTGCTCGCTGATCCATAAGTTCGGTGCCCGCGAAGATGCCGACGTGGAAGGTTTTGTAGAAGAGCTACGCAAGAGCCTGCCGCCGGACTTTCGCGCCAAGGGCGATCTCTATGTGTTCGTCGATGAGTGCCACCGCACCCAGTCCGGCGAGCTGCACAAAGCCATGAAGCTCATCCTGCCCAATGCGGTGTTTATCGGCTTTACCGGCACGCCGCTGCTCAAGGCCGATAAGCAGAAGAGCATTGAGGTGTTTGGCCGCTACATCCACACCTACAAATTTAATGAGGCCGTGGCCGATGGCGTGGTGCTCGACCTGCGTTACGAAGCCCGAGATATTGATCAGAACATCACGTCGCAGAAGAAGATCGATCAGTGGTTTGAGGCCAAAACCAAGGGTCTAAATGACCTGGCCAAGGCGCAGCTTAAGCAGCGCTGGGGCACCTTGCAGAAGGTACTGTCGAGCCAGTCGCGACTGGAGAAGATCGTCGCCGACATCCTGCTGGATATAGCCACAAAGCAGCGCCTGGCCGATGGCCGAGGCAATGCCATGTTGGTAACCAGCAGCATCTTCGAAGCCTGTAAGTGCTACGAGCTATTCAGCAAAGCGGGCATGGGTGACAAGTGCGCCATCGTCACTAGCTACAAGCCATCGCCTGCTGACATCAAGGGCGAGGCCACCGGTGAAGGGCTGACCGAGAAGCTGCGTCAGTACGCCATCTACAACCAGATGCTGGGCGACAAAGACCCGGAGACCTTCGAGAAGGAAGTGAAACAGCGCTTCATCAAAGAGCCGGGGCAGATGCGCCTGCTTATCGTGGTGGACAAGCTGCTGACCGGCTTCGACGCGCCTTCAGCGACCTACCTGTATATCGACAAACAGATGCGCGACCACGGCCTGTTCCAGGCCATCTGCCGGGTCAACCGCCTGGATGGTGAGGACAAGCAGTACGGCTACATCATCGACTACAAAGACCTGTTCAAGCAGCTGGAAGGTGCCATTGGCGACTACACCAGCGGCGCGCTGGACGGTTACGACGAGGCCGATGTGGCTGGTCTTTTGGGAGACCGGCTGAGCAAGGCTCAAGACGACCTGGAAGATGCTCGCGAGGCGATAAAGGCGCTTTGCGAGCCGGTAGAGCAACCGAAGGATACGCCGGCTTATCTGCGCTTCTTCTGCGGCACCGACTCTGGCAACGCCGAGCAGCTCAAGGCTAATGAGCCCAAGCGCCTGAACCTATACAAAATGACCTCGGCGCTGATCCGTTGCTTCGGCAATATCGCCAACGAGCTTGAAGAGGCGGGTTACAGCCCTAAAGAAATCGCCGAGATCCAGGCCGAGGTCGATCACTTCTCCAAAGTGCGTGATGAGGTGAAGCTCGCCAGCGGCGACTACATCGACCTCAAGGCTTACGAGCCGGACATGCGCTTTTTGATCGACACCTACATCCGCGCCGAAGATAGCGAGAAGATCTCCGCCTTCGACGATATGTCGCTGATTGAGCTGATCGTCGAGCGCGGCGTGGGTGCCATCGACGCACTGCCCAAGGGCATCCGCGAAAGCCAGGAAGCGGTCGCCGAAACCATCGAGAACAACGTGCGCAAGTTGATTATCGACGAGTCTCCGATCAACCCGAAGTACTACGAAACTATGTCCTCGCTGCTCGATGCCCTGATCGCCAAACGCAAAGAGGACGCCATCAGCTACCAGGAATATCTGGCCGAGGTGGTGGAACTGACCAAACAGGCGAAGAACCCCACCAGCGCCAACAGCTACCCTGGCTCGATCAACAGCAACGCTCGCAAGGCGCTGTATGACAACCTTGGCCAGAACGCTGGCCTGGCATTGGCTGTAGATGCCGCCGTGCTGGATAGCCGGCAGGACGACTGGCGCGCCAATGCCATGAAGATCAAACGCGTGCGCCTGGCGATCAAGCAGGTATTGGATCAATGGGGCAAGGATGTTGCCGAAATCCAGGGCGACTACCAAGCCGGCTCGGACAACGAGCGGCTGGAAACCTTGCTGGAACTGGTCAAGCATCAGCATGAGTATTGA
- a CDS encoding restriction endonuclease subunit S, whose translation MNAEVRPGYKQTEVGVIPQDWEVKRLRDISPSQTVGLVINPSSYFDEAGTIPMLVGSHVSENSISWQTANKITEKSNNQVSASRLYANDLVMVRVGEPGVTAVVPPELDGCNCASMMIIRQGRAFDSTWLCYVMNSDIGRKQVENVQYGTAQKQFNISDAVNFVYPTPPFAEQKAIASALSGVESVITSLDQLIAKKRDIQQAAMQQLLTGQRRLPGFSGEWEVKRLGDVASLSRINVIPSATPDKTFTHFSLPAFDEGKRPVKESGATIGSNKFSVPIDAILVSKLNPRIPRVWLPKNIPTNAVASTEFLVLTPRDGVVREFLYVTCKSSSFCAQMELSATGTTGSHQRISPTSTLGLLVNVPSDNSEQTAIATILSDMDTELAALEARRDKASQLKQGMMQELLTGRVRLA comes from the coding sequence GAGTTATACCTCAAGACTGGGAAGTCAAACGACTACGAGACATCTCACCATCACAAACAGTAGGCCTTGTCATAAATCCAAGTTCATATTTCGATGAGGCCGGAACAATACCAATGCTTGTCGGTTCGCATGTCAGTGAAAACTCAATTTCATGGCAAACCGCGAATAAAATTACCGAGAAGAGTAACAATCAAGTTTCCGCTTCACGACTGTATGCCAACGATTTAGTCATGGTTCGTGTTGGCGAGCCTGGAGTTACAGCTGTAGTCCCTCCTGAGCTTGATGGATGTAATTGCGCTTCTATGATGATCATAAGGCAAGGCCGAGCATTTGACTCTACCTGGCTTTGCTATGTCATGAACTCGGATATTGGCCGAAAACAAGTCGAGAACGTACAGTACGGCACCGCACAAAAGCAGTTCAACATCAGTGATGCTGTTAATTTCGTCTACCCGACACCTCCATTTGCAGAACAGAAAGCAATAGCTTCTGCTCTTTCTGGAGTTGAGTCAGTGATCACCAGTCTAGATCAACTGATCGCCAAAAAGCGTGACATCCAGCAAGCCGCTATGCAACAACTCCTCACCGGCCAACGCCGCCTGCCGGGGTTTAGTGGAGAGTGGGAGGTGAAGCGACTCGGAGATGTTGCTTCATTAAGTCGTATCAACGTAATCCCATCTGCAACGCCAGATAAAACATTCACGCATTTCAGCTTGCCCGCTTTTGATGAAGGCAAGAGGCCTGTCAAAGAGTCAGGAGCTACAATCGGCAGTAACAAATTTTCAGTCCCTATTGACGCAATTCTGGTTTCGAAGCTGAATCCCAGAATTCCTCGTGTATGGCTACCAAAAAACATACCGACTAACGCCGTTGCTTCAACAGAGTTCTTGGTGCTAACGCCCAGAGATGGCGTGGTACGGGAGTTTCTGTACGTTACTTGCAAGTCATCGAGCTTTTGCGCACAGATGGAACTTTCTGCAACAGGAACAACTGGTAGCCATCAGCGCATTAGCCCTACGAGCACCCTTGGCTTATTAGTAAACGTGCCATCTGACAACTCCGAGCAAACCGCCATCGCCACCATCCTCTCCGATATGGACACCGAACTCGCCGCCCTTGAAGCTCGCCGCGACAAGGCCAGCCAGCTCAAGCAGGGAATGATGCAGGAACTGCTGACCGGAAGAGTGAGGCTTGCATGA